DNA sequence from the Ammoniphilus oxalaticus genome:
CCGAATATGATAGTGAAATGGCAAGTGAACTGGGAATCCAGACTGAACACCAAGATACAGCTCAAGTATCGGCGGAAACGTGCTGCCGCACATTTAAACCTAAAAAGTAAACGTTTGATCATCGCAAAAGCAGGTGAGGATGGAGACATTCTTCACCTGCTTTTTCCATTACGCTTATATACATCATTTCACAAAAAAGAGTGACCTATGCATTAATGGTTGAAACTGATTCAACAGTATAGGAAAATAGCGATTATATAGCAATGAAAAGGAGAAGAGCATGACCACAAAGAAGGAACAAAAAAAAGGTTGGAAGTCGTGGGGCCCGGGTCTTATCGCTTTCTTCGCCTTTTTTGGTAGTAAATTCAAATTTTTGTTACCCCTTTTGAAACTTGGAAAATTCGGAGGAACGATTTGGAGCATGGCTCTTATGGTTTGGGCTTATGCGATTTTTTACCCTTGGTTTTTTGCGATCGGTGTTGTCGTGATGATCTTTATCCATGAGATGGGCCATGTGCTCGCGGCGAAAAGAAAAGGAATCCCTGTTTCGGCGCCCGCTTTTATTCCATTTGTAGGCGCGTTGATCACAATGAGAAAACAGCCGCTCAATGCGGAAGAGGAAGCCTACCTCGCTTTCGGAGGTCCATTAATTGGTACGGTTGGGGCATTGGGCGCTTATGGGCTTGGCGTCGCTTTACAGTCACCCGCTTTATTATCCGTGGCTCAAATTGGCTTCTTTCTAAATTTGATTAACTTAATTCCGATTCATCCGTTAGATGGAGGCAGAATTGTAACCGCAATTTCAAGATGGTTGTGGGTTGTTGGATTGATCGGTGGACTTATCGTTATACTTTATTTAGGTATGTATATTTTCTTAATTTTCTGGGCGATGTTTGCATGGGAGTTGTACAAGAAATATGTGCGCAAGAAAAAGCCGATTGAAGAGGAACAAGAGACGACACTCGTTATTTCCACAGCCGAAGAAAACTTTGTCGCAAACGGCTTACCGATCCCCGCTACATCTCATCGCAGGGAGCTCACTTTTATACAGAGTTGTGATTTGCGAACGCGAACAGAGTTGCTGCATGTTTATTACCCGGGAATTGGAGCTTTGTCGTCAGCGCCCGTAACGTTTGATATCGGGTTGGTTAAACAGGTAACCTTGATTGAGACGAAACATAAGAGTGAATACGGAATTGTTGAGATGAGATTGGCGCTTAGATATCAGCTCTATTCA
Encoded proteins:
- a CDS encoding DUF1540 domain-containing protein — translated: MKVEVKCSVSNCSFWGQGNNCEAPSIMVEVDRHSEYDSEMASELGIQTEHQDTAQVSAETCCRTFKPKK
- a CDS encoding site-2 protease family protein, producing the protein MTTKKEQKKGWKSWGPGLIAFFAFFGSKFKFLLPLLKLGKFGGTIWSMALMVWAYAIFYPWFFAIGVVVMIFIHEMGHVLAAKRKGIPVSAPAFIPFVGALITMRKQPLNAEEEAYLAFGGPLIGTVGALGAYGLGVALQSPALLSVAQIGFFLNLINLIPIHPLDGGRIVTAISRWLWVVGLIGGLIVILYLGMYIFLIFWAMFAWELYKKYVRKKKPIEEEQETTLVISTAEENFVANGLPIPATSHRRELTFIQSCDLRTRTELLHVYYPGIGALSSAPVTFDIGLVKQVTLIETKHKSEYGIVEMRLALRYQLYSEQVPSVFQGEEYYQVPTRTRFIYGVSYLGLAAFLAWMMLVTFNAFNSPGLVG